Proteins co-encoded in one Setaria viridis chromosome 9, Setaria_viridis_v4.0, whole genome shotgun sequence genomic window:
- the LOC117838091 gene encoding splicing factor Cactin: MPKRDRDSEGRRRSSSSRRRRSPSPSDSEAASDSSGSPRRRRSRHSRRSRRRRDTPSSSSDASGSGSEDSGSDSGGDRGRRGRSGSRRRRDVTEEQIVEYMAKKAQKKAEKVAKKLKANAVSGYSNDSNPFGDPNLTENFVWRKKIERDVSQGQKVDISVKSEKKRQLERMAEIEKVKKRREERAIEKAQHEEEMQLLARERARAEFQDWEKKEEEFHFDQSKVRSEIRLREGRTKPIDVLLKNLSFSDEFDVELNEPYLVFKGLTVKEMEELRDDIKMHLDLDRESQTNVKYWEALMVVCDWELGEARKRDAIDRARVRGEEPPPEVLAEERGLHASIEGDVKSLLDGKTSTELEDMQSQIESQMRSGTAKVVEYWEAILKRLHIYKAKACLREIHASILRKHLHRLEHPGTAELEVESEKEIDDKVEDEMHDDEDDKPYSPEPIPQQTDNHLEEEDGSFSPQLMHGDEDEDAIDPEEDKAELDRKREAVVFEHQRKVQEAIKAKARVPDEMEMKAIKTMGAMEEGDAVFGAGAEVNLDSQVYWWHDKYRPRKPKYFNRVHTGYEWNKYNQTHYDHDNPPPKIVQGYKFNIFYPDLVDKSKAPTYSIEKDGSTGETCLIRFHAGPPYEDIAFRIVNKEWEYSHKKGFKCTFERGILHLYFNFKRYRYRR, translated from the exons ATGCCGAAGCGGGACCGCGACAGCGAGggccggcggcgctcgtcgtcgtcgcggcggcggcgcagcccgTCCCCGTCCGACTCGGAAGCCGCCTCGGACTCCAGCGGCTCGCCTCGCCGGAGGCGGAGCCGTCACAGCcgcaggagccgccgccggagggaCACCCCGTCCTCCTCCAGCGACGCGAGCGGTAGCGGGAGCGAGGATTCCGGGTCGGACTCCGGCGGCGACCGAGGACGCCGAGGGAGGAGCGGAAGCCGGAGGCGCCGGGACGTCACCGAGGAGCAGATCGTGGAGTACATGGCGAAGAAGGCGCAGAAGAAG GCTGAGAAGGTGGCGAAGAAGCTGAAGGCGAATGCGGTTTCAGGGTACTCCAATGATTCAAACCCCTTTGGCGATCCCAACCTGACAGAGAA TTTTGTGTGGCGAAAGAAGATAGAGCGTGATGTATCTCAGGGACAAAAGGTGGACATTTCTGTCAAATCAGAGAAGAAGAGACAGCTAGAAAGAATG GCTGAAATAGAAAAGGTtaagaaaagaagggaagaaaGAGCAATCGAAAAGGCACAGCATGAAGAGGAaatg CAATTGCTAGCTAGAGAAAGAGCACGTGCTGAGTTTCAAGACtgggagaagaaagaagaagag TTTCATTTTGATCAAAGCAAAGTCAGGTCTGAGATCAGGTTGCGGGAGGGGCGTACAAAGCCTATTGATGTTCTCCTGAAGAATCTTAGTTTCTCAGATGAATTTGATGTTGAGTTAAATGAGCCCTATCTGGTGTTCAAG GGATTAACTGTGAAAGAAATGGAAGAGCTACGTGATGACATTAAGATGCATCTTGATCTGGACAGGGAAAGCCAAACAAATGTGAAGTACTGGGAG GCACTCATGGTGGTATGTGACTGGGAGCTAGGTGAGGCTCGGAAAAGAGATGCCATAGATCGGGCTAGGGTCCGTGGTGAGGAACCACCACCTGAGGTTCTTGCAGAAGAGAGAGGTTTGCATGCAAGTATTGAGGGGGATGTAAAAAGTCTTCTGGATGGCAAAACTTCCACGGAGCTTGAAGATATGCAAAGTCAAATTGAGTCTCAAATGCGCTCTGGAACTGCGAAAGTTGTTGAATACTGGGAGGCTATTCTGAAACGGCTTCATATTTACAAAGCAAAG GCTTGCCTGAGGGAGATCCATGCTTCTATCCTAAGGAAGCATCTACATCGTTTGGAGCATCCTGGCACTGCTGAACTGGAAGTGGAATCTGAGAAAGAAATTGACGATAAAGTGgaggatgagatgcatgatgatGAAG ATGATAAACCATATTCGCCTGAGCCTATACCTCAGCAGACAGATAATCatttggaagaagaagatggatcATTTTCTCCACAGCTAATGCATGgcgatgaagatgaagatgcaATTGATCCTGAGGAGGACAAGGCTGAACTG GACCGAAAACGTGAAGCTGTAGTTTTTGAGCATCAAAGAAAAGTTCAGGAAGCCATCAAAGCAAAGGCAAGAGTACCTGATGAGATGGAGATGAAGGCCATAAAAACGATGGGAGCTATGGAGGAAGGGGATGCAGTATTTGGTGCGGGTGCTGAAGTGAACCTTGATTCACAG GTGTACTGGTGGCATGACAAGTATCGACCAAGAAAGCCCAAGTACTTCAATCGGGTGCATACTGGATATGAATGGAATAAATACAACCAAACTCATTATGACCATGACAACCCACCGCCTAAAATTGTTCAAGGTTACAAGTTCAATATATTTTACCCTGATCTTGTGGATAAATCAAAGGCACCAACATACAGTATAGAGAAAGATGGAAGCACTGGTGAGACGTGCCTCATAAGATTTCATGCCGGCCCTCCATACGAGGATATT GCTTTCCGTATTGTGAACAAGGAATGGGAATACTCGCACAAGAAGGGGTTCAAGTGTACGTTTGAGCGTGGGATTCTCCATCTCTATTTCAACTTCAAGCGTTACCGCTACAGGCGTTGA
- the LOC117838090 gene encoding protein argonaute MEL1: MAYRGSGRGGRGAGDRGDQRPPYRGGGGGGGRGFVWPPPASTPRPVPSQYPVPMGYPAPMVLPHQAAYGAPAAVYRAPAPAAPPVSFSPAPAAAPVTIRPPPSSASPAPPSAPAPRQLPQGAPTRAPEPAPASSAPSAAALAKEVEKKLFVSETALAPPAAAASAAVAAALGAAACDAEDATDVDLAPVSKKGLAHPARPDLGTVGKKVMIRANHFLVDVADNNLFHYDVAINPESKSRQTNREVLNELIKLHGKTALGGKLPAYDGRKSLYTAGSLPFESEEFVVTLVDPEKKEKERAEREYKITIRIAGRTDLYHLHQFLRGRQRDMPQETIQVLDVVLRESPSWNYVTVSRSFFSTTFGHRGDIGEGLECWRGYYQSLRPTQMGLSLNIDISATSFFKPVTVIKFVEEFLSIRDTSRPLSDRDRVKIKKALRGVRIETSHQQDQIRRYKITGITPIPMSQLIFPVDEKGTRQTVVQYFWDKYNYRLKFGSWPCLQAGSDSRPVYLPMEVCKIVEGQRYSKKLNDRQVTNILRATCKRPQEREQSIRDMVLHNNYAEDKFAQEFGIKVCSDLVSVPARVLPPPLLKYHDSGREKTCAPSVGQWNMINKKMINGGTIDNWTCLNFSRMRPEEVQRFCMDLTHMCNATGMNVNPRPFVEVKSAAPNHIENALRDVHRRATQMAAQQGARNQLQLLIVILPDVSGSYGKIKRVCETDIGIVSQCCLPKHASRPNKQYLENVALKINVKVGGRNTVLERAFVRNGIPFVSEVPTIIFGADVTHPPPGEDSASSIAAVVASMDWPEITKYRGLVSAQPHRQEIIEDLFTVSKDPQKGHNVNGGMIRELLIAFRRKTNRRPERIIFYRDGVSEGQFSHVLLHEMDAIRKACASLEEGYLPPVTFVVVQKRHHTRLFPEVHGRRDMTDKSGNILPGTVVDQKICHPTEFDFYLCSHAGIQGTSRPTHYHVLYDENRFTADALQSLTNNLCYTYARCTRAVSVVPPAYYAHLAAFRARYYVEGESSDGGSTPGSSGQAVAREGPVEVRQLPKIKDNVKDVMFYC, encoded by the exons ATGGCCTAccgcggcagcggccggggaggccgcggcgccggcgaccgcggGGACCAGCGCCCGCCGTAccgaggaggcgggggcggtggcggccgcggcttCGTGTGGCCGCCACCGGCGTCCACGCCGCGCCCGGTGCCGTCGCAGTACCCGGTGCCGATGGGGTACCCCGCGCCCATGGTGCTGCCGCACCAGGCCGCGTacggggcgccggcggccgtgtaccgggcgccggcgccagcggcgcCTCCGGTATCCTTCTCGCCTGCGCCTGCTGCGGCGCCGGTCACCATCCGCCCGCCTCCTTCCtcggcgtcgccggctccaccttcggctccggctccgcgaCAGCTGCCGCAGGGTGCTCCCACGCGAGCGCCCGAGCCGgccccggcctcctccgcgccgtctGCCGCGGCGCTGGCGAAGGAGGTCGAGAAGAAACTCTTCGTGTCGGAGaccgcgctggcgccgccggctgcggctgcgtcggcggccgtggcggccgcgcTAGGGGCGGCTGCCTGTGACGCGGAGGACGCTACGGACGTGGACCTGGCGCCGGTCTCCAAGAAGGGTCTCGCGCACCCGGCTCGGCCGGACCTCGGCACCGTCGGCAAGAAGGTGATGATCCGCGCCAACCACTTCCTGGTCGACGTCGCCGATAACAACCTCTTCCACTACGAT GTTGCCATTAATCCTGAGTCAAAGTCAAGACAAACGAATCGGGAAGTTCTTAATGAACTCATCAAGTTGCATGGGAAGACAGCTTTGGGTGGCAAATTGCCTGCCTATGATGGAAGGAAGAGTCTGTATACTGCTGGTTCGCTTCCTTTTGAATCAGAGGAGTTTGTGGTTACACTGGTTGATCCagaaaagaaggagaaagaaag GGCGGAGAGAGAATACAAGATCACAATTCGAATTGCTGGGAGAACAGACTTGTACCACCTTCACCAGTTTCTACGTGGAAGACAGAGGGACATGCCTCAAGAGACCATACAAGTACTTGATGTTGTCCTCAGGGAGTCGCCATCTTGGAA TTATGTCACCGTGTCCAGATCCTTTTTCTCTACTACTTTCGGTCACAGAGGAGACATTGGCGAGGGGCTTGAGTGCTGGAGGGGTTACTACCAGAGCCTGCGTCCAACACAAATGGGGCTTTCACTGAATATAG aTATATCTGCGACATCCTTTTTTAAGCCTGTGACAGTGATCAAGTTTGTGGAAGAGTTCCTGAGCATACGTGATACCTCTCGTCCTTTGTCAGACAGAGATCGTGTGAAG ATAAAGAAGGCATTACGTGGAGTTCGCATTGAAACAAGTCACCAACAGGACCAGATCAGAAGATACAAGATAACTGGAATCACTCCCATCCCTATGAGCCAGCTGAT ATTTCCTGTTGATGAGAAGGGAACAAGACAGACTGTTGTGCAGTACTTTTGGGACAAATATAACTACAGATTGAAGTTTGGTTCTTGGCCCTGTCTTCAGGCTGGCAGTGATTCGCGTCCCGTATATTTGCCTATGGAG GTTTGCAAGATCGTAGAAGGGCAGAGATACTCTAAGAAGCTTAATGACAGACAAGTGACGAACATACTTAGAGCAACCTGTAAACGTCCCCAGGAGAGAGAGCAGAGCATCCGTGAT ATGGTTCTGCATAACAACTATGCTGAGGATAAGTTTGCTCAGGAATTTGGCATCAAAGTCTGCAGCGACCTTGTGTCTGTTCCAGCCCGTGTGCTGCCTCCACCCTTG TTGAAATATCATGACTCTGGTAGGGAGAAAACTTGTGCCCCAAGTGTTGGACAATGGAACATGATTAACAAG AAAATGATCAACGGTGGAACTATTGATAACTGGACTTGTTTGAACTTTTCACGCATGCGTCCTGAGGAGGTACAGAGGTTCTGTATGGATCTGACCCATATGTGCAATGCCACAGGAATG AATGTCAATCCAAGGCCATTTGTTGAAGTCAAGTCAGCTGCTCCTAACCATATCGAGAATGCTTTGAGAGATGTACACAGAAGGGCCACACAAATGGCTGCCCAACAGGGAGCACGAAATCAGCTACAGCTTCTAATTGTAATTCTGCCTGACGTTAGTGGTTCCTATG GAAAAATTAAAAGAGTCTGTGAGACTGACATCGGAATTGTATCCCAGTGTTGCCTGCCAAAGCATGCTAGCAGGCCAAACAAGCAATATCTGGAAAATGTTGCACTCAAAATCAATGTCAAG GTTGGAGGGCGCAACACAGTTCTTGAGCGAGCCTTTGTACGCAATGGCATACCCTTTGTGTCAGAAGTCCCAACAATAATCTTTGGCGCTGATGTCACACACCCCCCACCAGGAGAGGACTCTGCATCATCCATTGCTGCT GTGGTGGCATCAATGGACTGGCCAGAAATCACCAAGTACAGAGGTCTTGTTTCTGCTCAACCACACCGACAAGAGATAATAGAAGACCTGTTTACCGTCAGTAAAGATCCACAGAAGGGGCACAATGTTAATGGTGGCATGATCAG GGAGCTACTGATTGCTTTCCGCAGGAAGACAAACCGCAGGCCTGAGAGGATAATATTCTACAG GGATGGTGTAAGTGAAGGTCAATTCAGCCATGTACTGCTTCATGAAATGGATGCCATAAGAAAG GCTTGTGCTTCTTTGGAGGAGGGATATTTACCTCCAGTCACCTTCGTAGTTGTCCAGAAAAGGCATCACACAAGGCTTTTCCCTGAGGTTCACGGAAGGCGTGATATGACTGACAAAAGTGGAAACATTCTCCCTG GAACTGTGGTTGACCAAAAGATTTGTCATCCTACTGAGTTCGATTTCTACTTGTGTAGTCATGCTGGTATTCAG GGAACAAGTCGGCCCACCCATTACCATGTCCTTTATGATGAGAATCGTTTTACTGCTGATGCGCTACAGTCACTGACCAACAATCTTTGCTACAC CTATGCTCGTTGCACCCGTGCTGTGTCAGTGG TCCCGCCTGCCTACTATGCCCACCTTGCTGCTTTCCGTGCTCGCTACTATGTGGAAGGAGAAAGCTCGGACGGTGGCTCAACCCCTGGCAGCAGCGGACAAGCAGTAGCTCGTGAGGGTCCTGTGGAGGTACGCCAACTTCCGAAGATCAAGGACAACGTCAAGGACGTTATGTTCTACTGCTGA